A window from Candidatus Goldiibacteriota bacterium HGW-Goldbacteria-1 encodes these proteins:
- the rfaE1 gene encoding D-glycero-beta-D-manno-heptose-7-phosphate kinase: protein MKNIKISSLKKIVGRFKGKKILVVGDLMIDEYIWGNVSRISPEAPIPVVEVSREESKPGGAANVIINLIAMGAKVYCAGVVGADANAHKLEKYFRDHKVNYTALIEDTKRPTTIKTRVIAHNQQVVRIDKEKKLAISSAIREKMLTKLKPVIKEMDGIILSDYNKGMMTKEIVDGVMKAAAGKIVAVDPKPQNMALFKNTTLITPNKKEAAGATGIDIETEKDILTAGSKLKKELAIKAVLITRGEDGMSLFEDSGISHVPTVAREVFDVTGAGDTVISVATLALCAGADFKEAAVLSNVAAGISVAEVGVYAVTAKELINELKDKC, encoded by the coding sequence ATGAAAAACATAAAAATATCATCACTTAAAAAGATAGTAGGCAGGTTTAAGGGGAAAAAGATACTTGTAGTGGGCGATCTTATGATAGATGAATATATCTGGGGGAATGTCTCCAGAATATCTCCGGAAGCGCCTATCCCGGTGGTGGAAGTATCGCGCGAAGAATCAAAACCCGGCGGCGCGGCCAACGTAATAATTAACCTTATCGCTATGGGCGCCAAAGTATATTGCGCCGGCGTGGTGGGCGCGGATGCCAATGCCCACAAACTTGAAAAATATTTCAGGGACCATAAAGTAAATTATACCGCACTTATTGAAGACACAAAAAGGCCTACCACAATAAAGACCAGAGTTATCGCGCATAACCAGCAGGTGGTAAGGATTGATAAAGAAAAAAAACTTGCCATCAGTTCCGCTATAAGGGAAAAGATGCTTACAAAACTTAAGCCTGTCATAAAAGAAATGGACGGCATAATACTTTCTGATTACAACAAGGGAATGATGACAAAAGAAATAGTGGACGGCGTAATGAAGGCAGCTGCGGGTAAAATAGTGGCGGTTGACCCCAAACCCCAGAATATGGCCCTTTTTAAAAATACCACGCTTATCACGCCTAATAAAAAAGAAGCAGCCGGCGCGACAGGTATTGATATTGAAACAGAAAAAGATATTCTTACCGCGGGCAGTAAATTAAAAAAAGAGCTTGCTATAAAAGCGGTGCTTATTACACGCGGCGAAGACGGCATGTCCCTTTTTGAAGACAGCGGTATTTCGCACGTACCCACTGTTGCCCGTGAAGTGTTTGATGTGACAGGCGCCGGGGATACGGTTATATCGGTTGCCACGCTTGCGCTGTGCGCGGGCGCGGATTTTAAAGAAGCGGCGGTTTTGTCAAACGTAGCGGCAGGAATATCGGTTGCCGAAGTGGGCGTTTACGCGGTTACGGCAAAAGAATTAATTAATGAACTTAAGGACAAATGTTAA
- the rfaE2 gene encoding D-glycero-beta-D-manno-heptose 1-phosphate adenylyltransferase: MNKVIFSRKKLIEEVKKIKKSGKKVVFTNGCYDLLHVGHIRLLQSAGKKGDVLIVAINSDASVRRIKGEKRPLINQKERAETLSGLECIDIVTVFNEDDPFNIIKDILPDILVKGGDWPLNKIIGSDIVIKNGGKVMNIKYQAGKSTTNLVGKVVSAYGTKPL; this comes from the coding sequence ATGAACAAGGTGATTTTCAGCAGAAAAAAACTTATAGAAGAAGTTAAAAAAATAAAAAAATCCGGTAAAAAAGTGGTCTTTACAAACGGATGTTATGACCTGCTTCATGTGGGGCATATAAGGCTTCTTCAGAGCGCAGGAAAAAAAGGCGATGTATTAATTGTCGCCATTAACAGCGATGCTTCTGTCAGGCGTATAAAGGGTGAAAAAAGGCCACTGATAAATCAGAAAGAACGCGCCGAAACCCTGTCCGGCCTTGAATGTATTGATATCGTAACTGTGTTTAATGAAGACGACCCTTTTAATATAATAAAAGACATATTGCCGGACATACTTGTAAAAGGCGGCGACTGGCCGCTGAATAAAATAATAGGCAGTGATATAGTGATAAAAAACGGCGGCAAAGTGATGAACATAAAATATCAGGCGGGCAAATCCACCACTAACCTTGTAGGCAAAGTAGTAAGCGCGTATGGGACAAAACCGCTGTAA
- the kdsB gene encoding 3-deoxy-manno-octulosonate cytidylyltransferase, producing the protein MNIIGIIPARLKSSRLPEKMLKKIKGKTLIEYVYENAKKAKSLKKLYVATDSVKIKEAVERSGGLVIMTSSKCKSGTERIQEALKTVKANINDIVVNIQGDEPLLEPKLIDAAVQVLVNDDRYDCATIASQITDSSHIKDPSCVKVVTDMDGGALYFSRAVIPFSRDGKKVPVFKHIGLYAYRKMVLDRWNSMKSCYESVEKLEQLRMLENGMKIKVIKAKSRSVGIDTPKDFANFKKIITG; encoded by the coding sequence ATGAATATTATAGGAATAATTCCGGCAAGGTTAAAGTCGTCCCGCCTTCCCGAAAAAATGTTAAAAAAGATAAAAGGCAAAACTCTTATAGAATATGTTTATGAAAACGCGAAAAAAGCAAAATCGCTTAAAAAGCTGTACGTGGCTACGGACAGCGTAAAGATAAAAGAGGCAGTGGAGAGGTCAGGAGGGCTGGTTATTATGACTTCTTCCAAATGCAAGTCAGGTACGGAACGCATACAGGAAGCGTTAAAAACGGTTAAAGCGAACATAAATGACATTGTTGTCAATATACAGGGGGATGAACCCCTGCTGGAGCCGAAACTTATAGATGCCGCTGTACAAGTGCTTGTCAATGACGACAGGTATGACTGTGCCACTATTGCATCGCAGATAACGGATTCTTCGCATATAAAGGACCCGTCGTGCGTGAAGGTGGTAACGGACATGGACGGCGGCGCGTTATATTTTTCGCGCGCGGTTATCCCGTTTTCCAGGGACGGCAAAAAGGTTCCTGTGTTTAAACACATAGGCCTTTATGCCTACAGGAAAATGGTGCTTGACCGGTGGAACAGCATGAAGAGCTGCTACGAATCAGTGGAGAAGCTGGAGCAGTTAAGAATGCTGGAAAACGGAATGAAGATAAAAGTCATAAAGGCAAAAAGCAGGAGCGTAGGAATAGATACACCCAAAGATTTCGCGAACTTTAAAAAAATAATAACAGGATAA
- a CDS encoding CTP synthase, translated as MSKYIFVTGGVVSSLGKGIAASSIGALLESRGLRIAMQKFDPYINVDPGTMSPFQHGEVYVLDDGAETDLDLGHYERFTSASFSALNNVTTGKIYQSIIEKERKGDYLGKTVQVVPHVTNEIKNRIKMAARKDIDVVIVEIGGTVGDIESLPFLEAIRQMQIDEGRDNVLFAHLTLVPYIRAAGEIKTKPTQHSVSAMRSIGIQPGILLCRSEKKISKGERDKIALFCNVEENAVIQALDVSTIYEVPRMYLNQKLDDIILEKLKIKKARKADLKKWDAIVRRIKKPALETEIAVVGKYLEVQDAYKSIKEAILHGGIANNCRVNIKWVDSETIEKAPAAAKALKGVSGILVPGGFGNRGIEGKINAIKYARENKVPFFGICLGMQMAVTEFARNVLKLKGANSTEFDRETPYPIISLLEEQKCVKDMGGTMRLGSYPCRLKPGSRIYSAYKEKVIFERHRHRYEFNSIFKERMEEKGMTVSGLSPDGLLAEAVEIKNHPWFVAVQYHPEFKSKPVSPHPLFNGFVKASVAKNKFKKAKEIKG; from the coding sequence ATGTCAAAATATATATTTGTAACGGGAGGCGTTGTATCGTCTCTGGGCAAGGGAATAGCGGCATCTTCCATAGGCGCCCTGCTTGAAAGCAGGGGCTTAAGGATTGCAATGCAGAAATTTGACCCATATATAAATGTGGACCCGGGCACAATGAGCCCTTTTCAGCACGGCGAAGTATATGTCCTTGATGATGGGGCGGAAACCGACCTTGACCTTGGCCATTATGAAAGGTTTACATCGGCCTCTTTTTCGGCGCTTAATAATGTAACCACAGGCAAAATTTATCAGTCAATAATTGAAAAAGAAAGAAAAGGCGATTACCTGGGCAAGACAGTACAGGTGGTGCCGCACGTTACCAATGAAATAAAGAACAGGATAAAAATGGCCGCGCGTAAGGATATAGATGTGGTGATAGTTGAAATTGGCGGCACAGTGGGCGACATTGAAAGCCTGCCGTTTCTGGAAGCTATAAGGCAGATGCAGATTGACGAAGGCCGCGACAACGTGCTTTTTGCGCACCTGACGCTTGTTCCTTATATAAGGGCTGCCGGTGAAATTAAGACAAAACCCACGCAACACAGCGTAAGCGCCATGAGGTCAATTGGAATACAGCCGGGAATCCTGCTGTGCAGAAGCGAAAAGAAAATATCAAAAGGCGAAAGGGATAAAATAGCCCTGTTCTGCAACGTGGAAGAAAATGCCGTGATTCAGGCGCTGGATGTAAGCACCATATATGAAGTGCCAAGGATGTATCTTAATCAGAAGCTTGATGATATAATTTTAGAGAAACTTAAGATAAAAAAAGCGCGTAAAGCCGACCTGAAAAAATGGGACGCGATAGTCCGCAGGATAAAAAAACCGGCGCTGGAAACTGAAATTGCGGTTGTGGGAAAATACCTGGAAGTTCAGGACGCCTACAAATCAATTAAGGAAGCCATTCTGCACGGCGGTATTGCCAATAACTGCAGGGTAAATATTAAATGGGTGGATTCTGAAACAATAGAAAAAGCGCCCGCGGCAGCAAAAGCGTTAAAAGGCGTATCCGGCATACTTGTACCGGGCGGTTTTGGCAACAGGGGAATTGAAGGCAAGATTAACGCGATTAAGTACGCAAGGGAAAATAAAGTGCCGTTTTTTGGAATATGCCTTGGAATGCAGATGGCAGTCACGGAATTCGCGCGCAATGTATTAAAGTTAAAAGGCGCCAATTCCACTGAATTTGACAGGGAAACTCCGTATCCTATAATCTCGCTTTTAGAAGAACAGAAGTGCGTAAAGGATATGGGCGGCACGATGAGATTAGGTTCATACCCGTGCAGGTTAAAGCCGGGTTCCAGAATTTATTCGGCGTATAAAGAAAAAGTGATATTTGAAAGACACAGGCACAGGTATGAATTTAACAGCATATTCAAAGAACGTATGGAAGAAAAGGGAATGACGGTTTCGGGATTATCTCCTGACGGGCTTTTAGCGGAAGCGGTTGAAATAAAAAACCATCCGTGGTTTGTGGCTGTACAGTATCATCCGGAATTTAAGTCCAAACCTGTATCGCCGCACCCTCTTTTTAACGGGTTCGTAAAAGCGTCCGTGGCAAAAAATAAATTTAAAAAGGCAAAAGAAATAAAGGGGTGA
- a CDS encoding 3-deoxy-8-phosphooctulonate synthase, with product MKTKKKSSAKKVSLKKFFELSQEDFFFIGGPCVIENEDMAFKTASALKEICYSLNIPFIFKASYDKANRTSASAFRGVGMAKGLRILGNIKKKLSIPVLTDVHSPEEAIEAAKVVDVLQIPAFLCRQTDLLNAAAETGIPVNIKKGQFLSPYEAENMVNKVLAKGNKNIMLTERGFSFGYNNLVVDMKSIAIMKKLGYPVIIDATHSVQRPGGAGTSSGGDGEFVETIARASVAAGANGLFMEVHPSPEKALSDKATQYPLKSVKKFLEELKNIFETVKR from the coding sequence ATGAAGACAAAGAAAAAAAGTTCAGCCAAAAAGGTAAGTTTAAAAAAATTCTTTGAACTGTCGCAGGAAGACTTTTTCTTTATAGGCGGGCCGTGCGTAATTGAAAATGAAGACATGGCTTTTAAAACCGCGTCCGCGCTTAAAGAAATCTGTTACAGTTTAAACATCCCTTTTATTTTTAAAGCGTCATATGACAAAGCCAACAGGACTTCGGCTTCGGCATTCAGGGGCGTGGGCATGGCAAAAGGGTTAAGGATACTTGGAAACATAAAAAAGAAGCTGTCAATTCCCGTCTTAACAGACGTGCATTCCCCGGAAGAAGCAATAGAGGCGGCAAAAGTGGTTGATGTGCTTCAGATACCCGCTTTTCTTTGCAGGCAGACAGACCTTTTAAATGCCGCGGCGGAAACGGGCATTCCGGTTAATATAAAGAAAGGGCAGTTTTTATCGCCTTATGAAGCGGAAAATATGGTCAACAAAGTCCTCGCTAAGGGCAATAAGAACATAATGCTTACTGAAAGAGGGTTTTCTTTCGGGTACAATAACCTTGTGGTGGATATGAAATCCATTGCCATAATGAAAAAACTTGGGTATCCTGTTATAATTGATGCAACGCATTCGGTTCAGCGGCCGGGCGGGGCGGGCACAAGCAGCGGCGGCGACGGCGAGTTTGTGGAAACAATAGCCAGGGCATCTGTGGCGGCGGGGGCAAACGGGCTTTTTATGGAAGTGCACCCAAGCCCGGAAAAAGCTTTAAGCGACAAAGCCACGCAGTATCCGCTTAAATCTGTTAAAAAGTTTCTTGAGGAATTAAAAAATATATTTGAGACGGTGAAAAGATGA
- a CDS encoding ribonuclease H: MSKYVGFADGASSGNPGDAGIGIVIKEDGKEVLRVSKSIGVATNNVAEYMAIIKLLEMTDDLEIDEIEIFSDSELAVKQINGEYKINDEKLKELNAKVQSFRSITKFTVTHVGREKNSDADKLAKEGSKRGSKLHNV, encoded by the coding sequence ATGAGTAAATATGTGGGATTTGCGGATGGCGCCAGCAGCGGCAATCCGGGCGACGCGGGAATAGGCATAGTTATAAAGGAAGACGGAAAGGAAGTATTAAGGGTCTCAAAATCCATAGGGGTGGCCACCAATAACGTGGCTGAATACATGGCAATAATAAAACTTCTTGAAATGACGGATGACCTGGAAATTGACGAGATAGAAATATTTTCAGACAGCGAACTTGCGGTAAAACAGATTAACGGTGAGTATAAAATAAATGACGAAAAACTGAAAGAACTTAACGCTAAAGTGCAGTCATTCAGGAGCATAACAAAATTTACCGTTACGCATGTAGGCCGTGAAAAGAACAGCGACGCGGATAAACTTGCCAAAGAGGGAAGTAAAAGAGGGAGCAAGCTGCACAATGTATGA